A section of the Burkholderia mallei ATCC 23344 genome encodes:
- a CDS encoding c-type cytochrome has product MNKFGKHVVVAAALAALAAGAQAAGVVGNPKDGASKAAMCIGCHGIDGYRVAYPEVYRVPLLGGQNQVYLENALKAYRKKDRHFPSMNAIAESLTDQDIADLASYYAAQKPDSKNNPYK; this is encoded by the coding sequence ATGAATAAATTCGGCAAACATGTCGTTGTCGCAGCAGCGCTCGCGGCGCTCGCCGCCGGCGCGCAGGCGGCCGGTGTGGTCGGCAACCCGAAGGACGGGGCGAGCAAGGCCGCGATGTGCATCGGCTGTCACGGCATCGACGGCTACCGCGTGGCCTACCCGGAGGTCTACCGGGTGCCGCTCCTCGGCGGCCAGAACCAGGTTTATCTCGAGAATGCGCTGAAGGCCTACCGGAAGAAGGATCGCCATTTCCCGTCGATGAACGCGATCGCCGAATCGCTGACGGATCAGGACATCGCCGATCTCGCGTCCTACTACGCCGCGCAAAAGCCCGATTCGAAGAACAATCCCTACAAGTAA
- a CDS encoding DMT family transporter, with protein MPFIADSSRAALRGVLYVALSAVAFGAMAIFGRYAYAGGADVLGLLIVRFSIAGALLVAVARRRRVRWPRGRALAAIVGMGALGYVGQSLCYFSALQHAQASLVALLLYLYPAFVTLLAAWWLGERLTRAKAVALALCVAGSALMVGGGRGEPLGIALALGAAVVYSLYIVVGAKAARGVDPLATVAVICCAAAAMLAMLALARAAAFDAPPHWPRAAAGWAALVAIALVSTVAAMLAFFAGLARLGAARTSMLSTLEPVVTVALAAELFGETLTPLQWAGGVAILAAVLWLVRAGDAADSRGAGDDRERRRLGRRDDEPSAPGGSGAGGGLAGFVDPNECGIRRVRSADENARPM; from the coding sequence ATGCCGTTCATCGCCGATTCCTCTCGCGCCGCGTTGCGCGGCGTGCTGTACGTTGCGTTGTCGGCTGTCGCGTTCGGCGCGATGGCGATCTTCGGCCGCTACGCGTACGCGGGCGGCGCCGACGTGCTCGGCCTCCTGATCGTTCGCTTTTCGATCGCGGGGGCGCTGCTCGTCGCCGTCGCGCGCCGCCGCCGCGTGCGCTGGCCGCGCGGCCGCGCGCTCGCCGCGATCGTCGGCATGGGCGCGCTCGGCTATGTCGGCCAGTCGCTGTGCTATTTCAGCGCACTGCAACACGCGCAGGCGAGTCTCGTCGCGCTGCTGCTCTATCTGTACCCGGCGTTCGTCACGCTGCTTGCCGCCTGGTGGCTCGGCGAGCGGCTCACGCGCGCGAAGGCCGTTGCGCTCGCGCTGTGCGTCGCCGGTTCGGCGCTGATGGTGGGCGGCGGCCGCGGCGAGCCGCTCGGCATCGCGCTCGCGCTCGGCGCGGCCGTCGTCTACTCACTGTATATCGTCGTCGGCGCGAAGGCGGCGCGCGGCGTCGATCCGCTCGCGACCGTCGCGGTCATTTGTTGCGCCGCGGCCGCGATGCTCGCCATGCTCGCGCTCGCGCGGGCAGCGGCGTTCGACGCGCCGCCGCATTGGCCGCGCGCGGCGGCCGGCTGGGCGGCGCTCGTCGCGATCGCGCTCGTGTCGACCGTCGCCGCGATGCTCGCGTTCTTCGCCGGTCTCGCGCGGCTTGGCGCGGCCCGCACGTCGATGCTCTCGACGCTCGAGCCCGTCGTGACAGTCGCGCTTGCCGCCGAGCTGTTCGGCGAGACGCTGACGCCGCTGCAATGGGCGGGCGGCGTCGCGATCCTGGCGGCGGTATTGTGGCTCGTGCGCGCGGGCGACGCAGCCGATTCGCGCGGAGCCGGCGACGATCGCGAGCGTCGCCGGCTCGGGCGGCGAGATGACGAGCCGAGTGCGCCGGGCGGGAGCGGGGCCGGCGGCGGGCTGGCCGGCTTCGTCGATCCGAACGAATGCGGAATTCGGCGCGTACGGAGCGCGGACGAGAACGCGCGACCGATGTGA
- the bspR gene encoding T3SS transcriptional regulator BspR, with the protein MNQPKIKRDPEGTRRRILLAAAEEFATGGLFGARVDQIARRAETNERMLYYYFGSKEQLFTAVLEYAFSALMEAERAIDLEGVAPVEAITRLAHFVWDYYRDHPDLLRLLNNENLHEARYLQKSTRIREMISPIVKTLDGVLERGQKAGLFRTDIDSLRFYVTLSGLGYYMVSNRFTLAAIFGRDFSAQHERAEMVKMNTELLLAFLLRR; encoded by the coding sequence ATGAATCAGCCAAAAATCAAAAGAGACCCAGAGGGAACCCGGCGCCGGATCCTGCTCGCGGCGGCCGAAGAGTTCGCGACAGGGGGGCTGTTCGGTGCGCGAGTCGACCAGATCGCGCGCCGCGCCGAGACCAACGAGCGGATGCTCTATTACTACTTCGGCAGCAAGGAGCAATTGTTTACCGCGGTGCTCGAATACGCGTTTTCCGCGCTGATGGAGGCCGAGCGGGCGATCGATCTCGAAGGCGTCGCGCCCGTCGAGGCGATCACGCGGCTCGCGCATTTCGTGTGGGACTACTATCGCGATCATCCCGATTTGCTGCGCCTGCTCAACAACGAGAATCTGCACGAGGCGCGCTATTTGCAGAAATCGACGCGCATCCGCGAGATGATCTCGCCGATCGTCAAGACGCTCGACGGCGTGCTCGAGCGCGGCCAGAAGGCGGGGCTCTTTCGCACGGACATCGATTCGCTGCGGTTCTACGTGACGCTGTCGGGGCTCGGCTACTACATGGTGTCGAACCGCTTCACGCTCGCCGCGATCTTCGGCCGCGATTTCAGCGCGCAGCACGAGCGCGCCGAGATGGTCAAGATGAACACCGAGTTGCTGCTCGCGTTTCTGTTGAGGCGCTGA
- the rsxB gene encoding electron transport complex subunit RsxB encodes MTDSKTLADRIEDLLPQTQCTKCGYDGCRPYAEAIAAGTAGYDQCPPGGAEGVARLAKLLGKPVIPLNQAHGVERARPVAFIDEQLCIGCTLCMQACPVDAIVGAPKQMHTIVAELCTGCDLCVPPCPVDCIAMIPVTGERTGWDAWSQQQADAARARHDARAARLKREREAAEARAAARRAASAAAAHAPASSAAAPAAPAADDADAKKRAIIAAALERARKKKEALAAQGAGPKNTEGVSAAVQAQIDAAEARRRRLAEQRDAAGEPGRPDDANAAGDDASPPSKTKQ; translated from the coding sequence GTGACCGATTCCAAGACCCTCGCGGATCGCATCGAAGATCTGCTTCCCCAGACGCAATGCACGAAGTGCGGCTACGACGGCTGCCGTCCTTACGCGGAGGCGATCGCGGCCGGCACCGCCGGCTATGATCAGTGCCCGCCGGGCGGCGCCGAAGGCGTCGCGCGGCTCGCGAAGCTGCTCGGCAAGCCGGTGATCCCGCTCAATCAGGCGCACGGCGTCGAGCGTGCGCGCCCCGTCGCGTTCATCGACGAGCAGCTTTGCATCGGCTGCACGCTATGCATGCAGGCGTGCCCCGTCGACGCGATCGTCGGGGCACCGAAGCAAATGCATACGATCGTCGCCGAGCTCTGCACCGGCTGCGACCTGTGCGTGCCGCCATGCCCGGTCGACTGCATCGCGATGATACCCGTGACGGGCGAGCGCACCGGCTGGGACGCGTGGTCGCAGCAGCAGGCCGATGCCGCGCGCGCGCGGCACGATGCGCGCGCGGCGCGCCTGAAGCGCGAGCGCGAAGCGGCCGAGGCGCGCGCGGCGGCGCGCCGCGCGGCAAGCGCCGCGGCCGCTCACGCGCCCGCGTCGTCGGCGGCCGCCCCCGCCGCGCCAGCCGCCGACGACGCGGATGCGAAGAAGCGTGCGATCATCGCGGCGGCGCTCGAACGCGCGCGCAAGAAGAAGGAGGCGCTCGCCGCACAAGGCGCGGGGCCGAAGAACACCGAAGGCGTGAGCGCCGCGGTGCAGGCGCAGATCGACGCGGCCGAAGCGCGGCGGCGCCGTCTCGCCGAGCAACGCGACGCAGCCGGCGAACCCGGCCGCCCGGACGACGCGAACGCCGCGGGCGACGACGCGTCGCCGCCCTCGAAAACGAAACAGTGA
- a CDS encoding polyhydroxyalkanoate depolymerase, whose product MLYQFHEFQRAMLSPLTAWAQAASKSFANPSSPLSLVPGATRLAAGYELLYRLGKDYEKPEFGIHQIVKDGHNIPIVEQTIIEKPFCRLLRFKRYADDSGAVGQLKDEPIVLVCAPLSGHHATLLRDTVRTLLQDHKVYITDWIDARMVPAEVGSFHLDDYVGYIQEFIRHIGARNLHVISVCQPTVPVLAAISLMASRGEDTPLTMTMMGGPIDARKSPTSVNSLATNRSHSWFENNVIHTVPANYPGEGRKVYPGFLQHTGFVAMNPERHAQSHWDFYQSLLRGDEEDAEAHRRFYDEYNAVLDMAAEYYLDTIRIVFQEFRLAEGTWDIHGERVKPADIHSTALMTIEGELDDISGSGQTHVAHELCTGIEQAHRRSLTAEKCGHYGIFSGRRWRTIIYPQLRDFIREHASQPKKPTPQAGSTPNSPSTPSRSASGSETASAAPAKAAALKLSAKRTAAKTRAAKPPAAKRGAIKLAAPRTRKAA is encoded by the coding sequence ATGCTTTACCAATTTCACGAATTCCAGCGGGCGATGCTGAGCCCGCTGACCGCCTGGGCACAAGCCGCGTCCAAATCGTTCGCGAACCCGTCGAGTCCGCTTTCGCTCGTACCGGGCGCGACGCGCCTCGCGGCGGGCTACGAACTGCTGTACCGGCTCGGCAAGGATTACGAAAAGCCGGAGTTCGGGATTCACCAGATCGTCAAGGACGGACACAACATTCCGATCGTCGAGCAGACGATCATCGAAAAGCCGTTCTGCCGGCTGCTGCGCTTCAAGCGCTACGCGGACGATTCGGGCGCCGTCGGGCAACTGAAGGACGAGCCCATCGTGCTCGTGTGCGCGCCGCTGTCGGGCCACCACGCCACGCTGCTGCGCGACACGGTCCGCACGCTGCTGCAGGACCACAAGGTCTACATCACCGACTGGATCGACGCGCGGATGGTGCCCGCCGAAGTCGGCTCGTTTCATCTCGACGACTACGTCGGCTACATCCAGGAATTCATCCGGCATATCGGCGCGCGCAACCTGCACGTGATCTCGGTATGTCAGCCGACCGTGCCCGTGCTCGCGGCGATCTCGCTGATGGCGAGCCGCGGCGAGGACACGCCGCTCACGATGACGATGATGGGCGGGCCGATCGACGCGCGCAAGAGCCCGACGTCGGTGAATTCGCTCGCGACCAACCGCTCGCACTCGTGGTTCGAGAACAACGTGATCCACACGGTGCCGGCGAACTATCCGGGCGAGGGTCGCAAGGTCTATCCGGGCTTCCTGCAGCACACGGGCTTCGTCGCGATGAACCCGGAGCGCCACGCGCAATCGCACTGGGACTTCTACCAGAGCCTGCTGCGCGGCGACGAGGAAGACGCCGAGGCACACCGCCGCTTCTACGACGAATACAACGCGGTGCTCGACATGGCGGCCGAATACTATCTGGACACGATCCGCATCGTGTTCCAGGAGTTCCGCCTCGCCGAGGGCACGTGGGACATCCACGGCGAGCGCGTGAAGCCGGCCGATATCCATTCGACCGCGCTGATGACGATCGAGGGCGAACTCGACGACATCTCGGGCAGCGGCCAGACGCACGTCGCGCACGAGCTGTGCACGGGCATCGAACAGGCGCACCGCCGCAGCCTCACCGCCGAGAAGTGCGGCCACTACGGCATTTTCTCGGGCCGCCGCTGGCGCACGATCATCTATCCGCAACTGCGCGACTTCATCCGCGAGCACGCGTCGCAGCCGAAGAAGCCGACGCCGCAGGCCGGTTCCACGCCCAACTCGCCTTCCACGCCGAGCCGATCGGCATCGGGCAGCGAAACGGCGAGCGCAGCGCCCGCGAAAGCGGCCGCGCTCAAGCTGAGCGCGAAGCGCACCGCCGCCAAAACCCGTGCGGCGAAGCCGCCCGCCGCCAAGCGCGGCGCAATCAAGCTCGCCGCGCCCCGCACGCGCAAGGCCGCCTGA
- the nth gene encoding endonuclease III — MNATKRRAIFETLQSLNPHPTTELEYTTPFELLIAVMLSAQATDVSVNKAMRKMFPVANTPKKIVALGEEGVADYIKTIGLYRTKAKNVVAASRILLEQYGGEVPAEREALESLPGVGRKTANVVLNTAFGQPTIAVDTHIFRVANRTGLAPGKDVRAVEAALEKLTPKEFLHDAHHWLILHGRYVCKARKPECWHCAIEPLCEYRPKTPAPMQ, encoded by the coding sequence ATGAACGCCACCAAACGACGCGCGATCTTCGAAACGCTGCAGAGCCTCAACCCGCATCCGACCACGGAACTCGAATACACGACGCCGTTCGAGCTGTTGATCGCGGTGATGCTGTCGGCGCAGGCAACCGACGTATCGGTCAACAAGGCGATGCGCAAGATGTTCCCGGTGGCCAACACGCCGAAGAAGATCGTCGCGCTCGGCGAGGAAGGCGTCGCCGACTACATCAAGACGATCGGCCTCTACCGGACGAAGGCAAAGAACGTCGTCGCGGCGAGCCGTATCCTGCTCGAGCAATACGGCGGCGAAGTCCCCGCCGAGCGCGAGGCGCTCGAGAGCCTGCCGGGGGTCGGCCGCAAGACCGCGAACGTCGTGCTGAACACCGCGTTCGGCCAGCCGACGATCGCCGTCGACACGCACATCTTCCGCGTCGCGAACCGCACGGGGCTCGCGCCCGGCAAGGACGTGCGCGCGGTCGAGGCGGCGCTCGAGAAGCTCACGCCGAAGGAATTCCTGCACGACGCGCATCATTGGCTGATCCTGCACGGACGCTACGTGTGCAAGGCGCGCAAGCCCGAATGCTGGCATTGCGCGATCGAGCCGCTTTGCGAGTACAGGCCGAAGACGCCCGCGCCCATGCAGTGA
- a CDS encoding ISL3-like element ISBma1 family transposase — MLDRKALQALGCWTGYRLERVEWPQGDSRTLSLYLKPVSQIMYCEQCGARCQQIHETTVRRVRDLPLFEYRVVLHVPRRRVWCERCGAARLEKLDWLGRYQRVTQRFAKACEKLLQAASVQAVAAFYDLGWHTVKSIDKMRLRARVAEPDWSTIRYLAMDEFALHKGHRYATVVVDPIGRQVLWVGPGRSRETARAFFEQLPEGGAERIEAVAIDMTTAYELEIKEQCPQAEIVFDLYHVVAKYGREVIDRVRVDQANQLRHDKPARKVLKSSRWLLLRNRHNLKPEQAVHLKELLAANQSLLCVYVLRDELKRLWFYRKPACAEKAWGQWFEQAQQSGIAALQKFAQRLQGYWHGIVARCRHPLNTSVVEGINNTIKVIKRRAYGYRDEQYFFLKIRAAFPGIPR, encoded by the coding sequence TTGCTCGATCGCAAGGCACTTCAGGCACTAGGTTGCTGGACAGGCTATCGGCTGGAGCGGGTGGAGTGGCCGCAGGGCGATAGCCGCACGCTGTCGCTCTACCTGAAGCCGGTCAGTCAGATCATGTACTGCGAGCAATGCGGTGCGCGTTGCCAGCAGATTCATGAAACGACCGTACGGCGGGTACGTGATCTGCCGTTGTTCGAGTACCGGGTGGTGCTGCACGTGCCTCGACGCCGAGTCTGGTGCGAACGCTGCGGCGCAGCGCGGCTGGAGAAGCTGGACTGGCTGGGCCGCTACCAGCGGGTGACGCAGCGGTTTGCCAAGGCCTGCGAGAAGTTGCTGCAGGCCGCCAGCGTACAGGCCGTGGCGGCCTTCTACGATCTGGGCTGGCACACGGTCAAATCGATCGACAAGATGCGCTTGCGCGCGCGCGTGGCCGAACCGGACTGGTCGACGATCCGTTATCTGGCGATGGACGAGTTCGCGCTCCATAAAGGCCATCGCTACGCCACGGTGGTGGTTGATCCGATCGGCCGACAGGTCCTCTGGGTTGGGCCCGGACGGTCACGCGAGACGGCGCGCGCCTTCTTCGAACAACTCCCCGAAGGCGGGGCCGAGCGCATCGAAGCGGTCGCAATCGACATGACCACGGCCTATGAGCTGGAGATCAAGGAACAGTGCCCACAGGCGGAAATCGTCTTTGACCTGTACCACGTCGTGGCCAAGTACGGTCGCGAGGTGATCGATCGGGTACGGGTGGATCAGGCCAACCAACTGCGACATGACAAGCCGGCCCGTAAGGTTCTGAAGTCCAGTCGCTGGTTGCTGCTGCGCAACCGTCATAACCTGAAGCCAGAGCAGGCCGTGCATCTGAAGGAACTGCTGGCGGCCAATCAGTCGCTGTTATGCGTCTATGTGCTGCGCGACGAGCTCAAACGGCTCTGGTTCTACCGCAAGCCGGCCTGCGCGGAAAAGGCTTGGGGGCAATGGTTCGAACAGGCTCAGCAAAGCGGGATCGCCGCCTTGCAAAAGTTCGCCCAGCGCTTGCAGGGTTACTGGCACGGAATCGTGGCCCGCTGCCGCCATCCGCTCAATACCAGCGTCGTCGAAGGTATCAACAACACGATCAAGGTCATCAAGCGCCGCGCTTACGGGTACCGCGACGAGCAATACTTCTTCCTCAAGATCCGCGCCGCGTTCCCCGGGATTCCGCGATGA
- a CDS encoding c-type cytochrome: MKKPQTALKTAAALALAAGFAIGTAHAANVAKGKELVESHNCAACHGAKLDNPINAEYPRLAGQHADYLVWAMRQYQMGLTNPLLGRNNAIMQAQVQSLSIADMKDIAAYLESLQGSLVFKK; encoded by the coding sequence ATGAAGAAGCCTCAGACGGCACTCAAGACGGCGGCGGCGCTCGCGCTCGCAGCCGGCTTCGCGATCGGCACCGCGCATGCGGCGAACGTCGCGAAGGGCAAGGAACTCGTCGAGTCGCACAACTGCGCGGCCTGCCACGGCGCGAAGCTCGACAATCCGATCAACGCCGAATATCCGCGCCTCGCGGGCCAGCACGCCGACTATCTGGTCTGGGCGATGCGCCAGTATCAGATGGGCCTGACGAACCCGCTCCTCGGCCGCAACAACGCGATCATGCAGGCGCAGGTGCAGAGCCTGTCCATCGCCGACATGAAGGACATCGCCGCGTACCTCGAATCGCTGCAGGGCAGCCTCGTGTTCAAGAAGTAA
- a CDS encoding DUF1841 family protein, giving the protein MPRRFVARSLRRAFGSPAAGGVKYALAGRCGPSHALRYIMFNPSRDDVRRFFIDTWRKQRSGEILTPLEAMAADWIVEHPEYHAELEDAGRSAAHDYTPDEGRTNPFLHLSMHLAISEQLSIDQPPGIRAAHEKLAARCDSAHDAQHAIMECLGETIWEAQRTHTPPDSDAYLQRILRRASRG; this is encoded by the coding sequence TTGCCTCGCCGCTTCGTCGCGCGATCGCTGCGGCGCGCTTTCGGCAGCCCCGCCGCGGGCGGCGTAAAATACGCGCTCGCGGGCCGCTGCGGCCCGTCACACGCCCTGCGTTACATCATGTTCAATCCGAGCCGCGACGACGTGCGTCGCTTCTTCATCGACACCTGGCGCAAGCAGCGTTCGGGCGAAATCCTCACGCCGCTCGAAGCGATGGCGGCCGACTGGATCGTCGAGCATCCCGAATATCACGCGGAACTCGAGGACGCCGGGCGCTCGGCCGCGCACGACTACACGCCCGACGAGGGACGCACGAATCCGTTCCTGCATCTGTCGATGCATCTCGCGATCAGCGAGCAGTTGTCGATCGACCAGCCACCCGGCATCCGCGCCGCGCACGAGAAGCTCGCGGCTCGCTGCGATTCCGCGCACGATGCACAGCACGCGATCATGGAATGTCTCGGCGAAACGATCTGGGAAGCGCAGCGCACGCACACGCCGCCCGATTCCGACGCCTATCTGCAGCGCATCCTGCGGCGCGCGTCGCGCGGCTGA
- a CDS encoding glycoside hydrolase family 15 protein, translated as MPALIEDYALVGDGHTAALISRDGSVDWLCWPRFDSGACFAALVGTPEHGRWLVAPADDVRVSATSRRYRGDTLILETDYECDEGAVTVIDFMPPGSGWSELVRIVVGRRGEMRMQMQLVLRFDYGFSVPWVTRLPREAGVKAIAGPDTVVLRTPVPLSGENLHTVAEFTVKAEERVPFSLSYAPSHLRLPPAREPLSMLARTENYWLEWSARCPLRGRYASAVRRSLITLKALAYEPTGGIVAAPTTSLPEQLGGTRNWDYRYCWLRDATITLLALMRGGYYDEARAWRTWLGRVMAGSPEQIQIMYGIAGERRLPEMELDWLPGYQDSRPVRIGNNAANQLQLDVFGEVMSALHIARVGGLQADDTVWSVQTTLLAHLEKIWREPDEGIWETRGGRRHFTFSKVMAWVAFDRAIKSAEMFRLSAPLERWRAIRDEIHADVCANGWNPRVRAFTQSYGSDALDASVLMLPLVGFLPPDDPRIADTVEAIERGLMRDGLVLRYHTTEYDDGLPPGEGTFLACSFWLVDNLALLGRIDDAHALFRRLLSLTNDLGLLAEEYDPVTRRQVGNFPQAFSHVGLVHTAFNLMHHEEEMLRAAGQPAAADAVAGR; from the coding sequence ATGCCCGCCCTCATCGAAGACTACGCTCTCGTCGGCGACGGCCACACGGCCGCGCTGATTTCCCGCGACGGCTCGGTCGACTGGCTGTGCTGGCCCCGTTTCGATTCGGGCGCGTGCTTCGCCGCGCTCGTCGGCACGCCCGAGCACGGCCGCTGGCTCGTCGCGCCCGCGGACGACGTGCGCGTGAGCGCGACGTCGCGCCGCTACCGCGGCGACACGCTGATCCTCGAAACCGACTACGAGTGCGACGAAGGCGCCGTCACCGTGATCGATTTCATGCCGCCCGGCAGCGGCTGGTCCGAGCTCGTGCGCATCGTCGTCGGCCGGCGCGGCGAGATGCGCATGCAGATGCAGCTCGTGTTGCGCTTCGACTACGGCTTCTCGGTGCCGTGGGTCACGCGGCTGCCGCGCGAGGCGGGCGTGAAGGCGATCGCCGGCCCGGACACGGTCGTGCTGCGCACGCCCGTGCCGCTTTCGGGCGAGAACCTGCATACGGTGGCCGAATTCACGGTGAAGGCGGAGGAGCGCGTGCCGTTCTCGCTGTCGTACGCGCCGTCGCATCTGCGGCTGCCGCCCGCGCGCGAGCCGCTGTCGATGCTCGCGCGCACCGAGAACTACTGGCTCGAATGGTCGGCGCGATGCCCGCTGCGCGGCCGCTACGCGAGCGCCGTGCGACGCTCGCTGATCACGCTGAAGGCGCTCGCGTACGAGCCGACGGGCGGCATCGTCGCCGCGCCGACGACCTCGCTGCCCGAGCAGTTGGGCGGCACCCGCAACTGGGACTACCGCTATTGCTGGCTGCGCGACGCGACGATCACGCTGCTCGCGTTGATGCGCGGCGGCTACTACGACGAGGCGCGCGCGTGGCGTACGTGGCTCGGCCGCGTGATGGCGGGCTCGCCCGAGCAGATTCAGATCATGTACGGGATCGCGGGCGAGCGGCGCCTGCCCGAAATGGAGCTCGACTGGCTGCCGGGCTACCAGGATTCGCGGCCGGTGCGCATCGGCAACAACGCGGCGAACCAGTTGCAGCTCGACGTGTTCGGCGAGGTGATGTCCGCGCTGCACATCGCGCGCGTGGGCGGGCTGCAGGCGGACGACACGGTGTGGTCGGTCCAGACGACGCTGCTCGCGCACCTCGAGAAGATCTGGCGCGAGCCGGACGAAGGCATCTGGGAGACGCGCGGCGGCCGCCGGCATTTCACGTTCTCGAAAGTGATGGCGTGGGTCGCGTTCGACCGCGCGATCAAGTCGGCCGAGATGTTCCGCCTGTCCGCGCCGCTCGAGCGCTGGCGCGCGATCCGCGACGAGATCCACGCGGACGTTTGCGCGAACGGCTGGAACCCGCGGGTGCGCGCATTCACGCAGAGCTATGGCAGCGACGCGCTCGACGCGAGCGTGCTGATGCTGCCGCTCGTCGGTTTCCTGCCGCCCGACGATCCGCGCATCGCGGACACCGTCGAGGCGATCGAGCGCGGCCTGATGCGCGACGGCCTCGTGCTGCGCTACCACACGACCGAATACGACGACGGCCTGCCGCCCGGCGAAGGCACGTTCCTCGCGTGCAGCTTCTGGCTCGTCGACAATCTCGCGCTGCTCGGCCGCATCGACGACGCGCACGCGCTCTTTCGCCGCCTGCTGTCGCTCACGAACGATCTCGGCTTGCTCGCCGAGGAATACGATCCCGTGACGCGCCGCCAGGTAGGGAATTTCCCGCAGGCGTTCTCGCATGTCGGGCTCGTGCACACCGCGTTCAACCTGATGCATCACGAAGAGGAAATGCTGCGCGCGGCCGGCCAGCCTGCCGCGGCGGACGCCGTCGCCGGGCGCTAG